A single Patagioenas fasciata isolate bPatFas1 chromosome 16, bPatFas1.hap1, whole genome shotgun sequence DNA region contains:
- the CDK5RAP1 gene encoding mitochondrial tRNA methylthiotransferase CDK5RAP1: protein MLPWRRALRPAGLLRSAGFPRAGAARRARCGPGGRGAALPAGPDLRHFLRGAAAGEPQPEPEPQPSSAPGPGKVYLETYGCQMNVNDTEIAWAILQKSGYARTRDLAEADVILLVTCSIREKAEQTIWNRLQHLKALKARRQPARPPLRIGILGCMAERLKEEILHREKLVDIVAGPDAYRDLPRLLAVAESGQQAANVLLSLDETYADILPVQTSAGGTTAFVSIMRGCDNMCSYCIVPFTRGRERSRPVASILQEVRMLSDQGVKEVTLLGQNVNSFRDTSEVQFQSAAAPGLTRGFSTVYKAKPGGLRFAHLLDQVSRIDPEMRIRFTSPHPKDFPDEVLQLIQERHNICKQLHLPAQSGSTRVLETMRRGYTREAYLELVQHVRESIPGVSLSSDFIAGFCGETEEDHQQTVSLLREVRYNVGFLFAYSMRQKTRAYHRLQDDVPADVKKRRLEELITVFREEAARAHRAMVGQAQLVLVEGPSKRSASELCGRNDGNIRVIFPDTETEDAAGCQAPVRAQPGDYVLVKVTAASSQTLRGVLLCRTSLSRAAAAR from the exons ATGCTGCCCTGGCGCCGGGCCCTGCGGCCCGCGGGGCTGCTCCGCTCGGCCGGTTTCCCCCGCGCCGGAGCCGCCCGCCGAGCGCGCTGCGGGCcgggggggcgcggggccgcgctGCCCGCGGGGCCGGACCTGCGGCACTTCCTGCGAGGGGCCGCCGCGGGGGAGCCGCAGCCAGAGCCGGAGCCGCAGCCGAGCTCTGCCCCCGGGCCCGGGAAAG TGTACCTGGAGACCTACGGCTGCCAAATGAACGTCAACGACACCGAGATCGCCTGGGCCATCCTGCAGAAGAGCGGCTACGCGAGGACCAGGGACCTGGCTGAG gcAGATGTGATTCTCCTCGTCACCTGTTCCATCAG ggagaaggcagagcaGACCATCTGGAACCGCCTGCAGCACCTCAAGGCGCTGAAAGCCCGGCGGCAGCCGGCTCGCCCACCTCTCCGCATCGGGATCCTGG GATGCATGGCCGAGAGGCTTAAGGAGGAGATCCTGCACAGGGAGAAGCTGGTCGATATTGTGGCAGGCCCTGATGCATACCGTGACCTTCCGCGGCTGCTGGCCGTGGCAGAGTCTGGCCAGCAAGCTGCCAATGTCCTGCTGTCACTGGATGAGACTTACGCAGATATCCTGCCCGTCCAGACCAGCGCAGGTGGCACCACAGCGTTTGT ATCGATCATGCGGGGCTGTGACAACATGTGCAGCTATTGCATTGTGCCCTTCACGCGTGGCCGTGAGAGAAGCCGCCCCGTTGCCTCCATCCTGCAGGAAGTGAGGATGCTCTCGGACCAG GGAGTGAAGGAAGTGACCCTTTTGGGTCAGAATGTCAACAGCTTTCGGGACACATCGGAGGTGCAGTTTCAATCAGCTGCTGCCCCAGGGCTCACTCGTGGCTTTAGCACAGTTTACAAAGCTAAACCAGGAGGCTTGCGCTTTGCGCATCTTCTAGACCAGGTTTCTAGGATTGATCCAGAAATGAGGATCCGTTTCACCTCTCCACACCCCAAGGATTTTCCTGATGAG GTCCTGCAGCTGATCCAGGAGCGACACAACATCTGCAAACAGCTTCACCTGCCCGCACAGAGTGGGAGCACGCGAGTCCTAGAGACCATGCGACGGGG ATACACAAGAGAAGCATATTTAGAACTTGTACAGCATGTGCGTGAGTCCATTCCAG GAGTGAGCTTAAGCAGCGATTTCATTGCTGGCTtctgcggagagacggaggaagATCACCAGCAGACTGTGTCCTTGCTGCGGGAAGTGCGCTACAACGTGGGGTTCCTGTTTGCCTACAGCAtgaggcag AAAACCCGGGCGTATCACCGGCTGCAAGATGATGTGCCTGCAGACGTGAAAAAGCGGCGGCTGGAGGAGCTCATTACCGTGTTCCGAGAGGAGGCTGCGAGGGCACACAGGGCAATGGTGGGCCAGGCCCAGCTGGTGCTGGTGGAGGGG cccagcaAGCGCTCTGCCTCCGAGCTGTGCGGGAGGAACGACGGCAACATCAGGGTGATCTTCCCCGACACCGAGACGGAGGACGCTGCGGGCTGCCAGGCGCCGGTCAGAGCCCAGCCGGGGGACTACGTGCTGGTGAAG GTGACGGCTGCCAGCTCACAGACCCTGAGGGGAGTCCTGCTCTGCCGCACCAGCCTCTCCCGTGCCGCGGCTGCTCGCTGA